In Streptomyces liangshanensis, the DNA window CGGGCTGACCGCGCACACCCTGCGCTGGTACGAGCGGATCGGGCTGATGCCGCACGTCGACCGGTCGAACACCGGGCAGCGCCGGTTCTCCAACCAGGACCTGGACTGGCTGGAGTTCGTCACCAAGCTGCGGCTGACCGGGATGCCGGTCGCGGACATGGTGCGGTACGCCGAGCTGATCCGGGTAGGCGAGGAGACGTTCGAACAGCGGCAGGAACTGCTGGAGCGGACCCGGCGCGACGTGATCGACCGGATCCGCGAACTCCAGGACACCGTCGCCGTGCTCGACCACAAGATCAGCTTCTACGCGGATGCCCGTCGGGCGCCGGAAAGGGTCTGAAGACCCATGAGCGACAGCACGGTCACCACCCCCTTGACGCAGGTACGACTCGGCACCGCGGGCCCCGACGTGGGCGCGCAGGGATTCGGCTGCATGGGCCTGAGCGAGACCTACGGGCCCACCACGGACGTCGTGGAGGCACGGGCGACACTGGAACGCGCGCTGGAACTGGGCGTCACGCTCTTCGACACCGCGGACGTCTACGGGCAGGGCGGGAACGAGGAGTTCGTCGCCCCCTTCGTCCAGGCGCACCGCGACGAGATCGTGCTGGCGACCAAGTTCGGCCTGGGCGTCTCCCCGGCCGA includes these proteins:
- a CDS encoding MerR family transcriptional regulator, with the translated sequence MTLMETSPAVTQPVDVCTAPPRPHPCPDGRDRYTISQVAAFTGLTAHTLRWYERIGLMPHVDRSNTGQRRFSNQDLDWLEFVTKLRLTGMPVADMVRYAELIRVGEETFEQRQELLERTRRDVIDRIRELQDTVAVLDHKISFYADARRAPERV